A portion of the Malania oleifera isolate guangnan ecotype guangnan chromosome 3, ASM2987363v1, whole genome shotgun sequence genome contains these proteins:
- the LOC131150948 gene encoding peroxisomal membrane protein 13: MEPKASQAANSPPPKPWERAGASSGPAPFKPPSAGCTSNVVEASGTAKPGEIISTSERNATVNRNSLGRPVPSRPWEQTYGNNSYGGYNSGLNYNSGYGSGLYSSYGGGGMGGLYNGGMYGNSMYRGGYGGLYGSSGMYGGGTYSGGLGGPIGGYGMGVGGPYGAQDPNNPFGEPPSPPGFWISFLRVMQGVVNFFGRVAILIDQNTQAFHMFISALLQLFDRSGLLYGELARFVFRLLGIRTKLRKAHPPGPDGLPLPGPPSAHSGQNYMGNPKAAPGDSWDNVWGNDGNK; encoded by the exons ATGGAACCGAAGGCTTCCCAAGCAG CTAACAGCCCTCCACCGAAACCTTGGGAACGAGCAGGAGCTTCATCTGGTCCTGCACCTTTTAAACCACCATCAGCTGGTTGCACTAGTAATGTAGTGGAGGCTTCAGGAACTGCAAAACCTGGAGAAATTATTTCTACTTCAGAGAGAAATGCCACTGTCAACAGAAATTCTCTTGGGAGGCCTGTTCCCTCAAGGCCTTGGGAGCAGACTTATGGAAATAATAGTTATGGAG GTTATAATTCAGGCTTGAACTATAACTCGGGCTACGGTTCTGGACTGTATAGCTCATATGGTGGTGGTGGGATGGGAGGATTGTACAATGGAGGGATGTATGGTAACTCAATGTATAGAGGAGGATATGGTGGACTTTATGGATCTTCTGGGATGTATGGAGGGGGAACATATAGTGGTGGTCTGGGAGGTCCAATTGGTGGTTATGGAATGGGTGTGGGTGGCCCCTATGGAGCTCAAGATCCGAACAATCCATTTGGTGAACCTCCGTCCCCTCCAGGGTTTTGGATTTCGTTCCTTCGGGTG ATGCAAGGTGTGGTAAACTTTTTCGGCCGAGTTGCCATTCTCATTGACCAAAACACACAAGCATTCCATATGTTTATTTCAGCACTTCTTCAG CTTTTTGATCGCTCTGGCTTATTATATGGAGAGCTAGCAAGATTTGTATTCAGGCTGCTGGGAATTAGAACAAAGCTCAGAAAGGCCCATCCACCCGGTCCAGATGGACTCCCACTCCCTGGTCCACCCAGTGCGCATTCGGGTCAGAACTACATGGGGAACCCCAAGGCTGCTCCAGGTGATTCTTGGGACAATGTGTGGGGAAATGATGGCAACAAATGA
- the LOC131150950 gene encoding protein NLP9-like isoform X1 codes for MEYPFSSMEKGMGSWASQRAQMDSSASLESGTPGSLPEDQLDSISEFLNFDSYAGWCNSPTATDQMLSMSGMPPFQVMPTSCTSLDASSFIEQNSSAFPVTDGDGISNAAGSSFNCSDEIMFQQPDTQFGFPPDTSDADNSSAKPSHGSFQQNSILDVGNCLVPRPLGQTLAEKMLAALSLFKESSGTGILAQVWVPMKQGDHYILTTSEQPYLLDHMLTGYREVSRTFTFSAEERPGSFLGLPGRVYVSKIPEWTSNVVYYNKTEYLRVNHAVHHKVRGSIALPVFDPLEMSCCAVLELVTVKENLNFTLEMEKVCNALQQAVNLRTNAPPRLHPQCFSQSQRAALAEIVDVLRAVCHAHRLPLALTWIPCSYSDEADDEIIKVCVREGNTNSNAKFILCVEDTGCYVNDGKMQGFVQACSEHYLDEGQGVAGKALQSNHPFFFPDVKKYDISEYPLVHHARKFGLSAAVAIRLRSTYTGDDDYVLEFFLPVNMKGSAEQQLLLNNLSGTMQRICRTLRTVSDAVSHQKGELLNFPPMGMSNKSSPQAIADGELNSVDGAPHSNPRNDEMKADGAHEQASGVSRRQVEKKRSTAEKNVSLSVLQQYFSGSLKDAAKSIGVCPTTLKRICRQHGISRWPSRKINKVNRSLKKIQTVLESVQGVEGGLKFDPSTGGFMPPGGIIIQDFDACESPLFPHRNPPLKSPAPAAEVAVRVPPVSCIDVEDSVVKLEEDECYIGRNEVGPPKSVILKACKGDLKTSTLSLVSGIEDFKSAALVAEPSQMDTMPQACSGNASTGSLFAMRGQEEWGLNKGGVKFENFDCQFISQSSSSMAGADEMDTGVDSEDGVVEPNRPTSSGMTDSSNGSASMNHSSSSQSFEGPKQSKTKPNFVADSGSRITVKATYKDDMIRFKFEPSAGYSQLYGEIAKRFKLQTGTFQLKYLDDEEEWVMLMSDADLRECLEVLDYIGTRTVKFLVRDMPYATGCSDSSNCFRAGGS; via the exons ATGGAATACCCCTTTTCATCCATGGAAAAGGGAATGGGCTCTTGGGCTTCACAGAGAGCTCAAATGGACAGTTCAGCATCATTGGAGAGTGGTACACCTGGTTCACTTCCGGAGGACCAGTTAGACAGCATCTCGGAATTCTTGAATTTTGATAGTTATGCTGGATGGTGCAACAGTCCCACGGCAACAGATCAGATGCTTTCCATGTCCGGGATGCCTCCATTTCAAGTAATGCCAACAAGTTGTACATCTTTGGATGCATCAAGTTTCATTGAACAAAATTCTTCTGCCTTTCCTGTGACTGATGGTGATGGTATTTCAAATGCTGCTGGTAGTTCTTTCAATTGTTCAGACGAAATAATGTTTCAACAACCAGATACACAATTTGGCTTTCCACCGGATACATCTGATGCAGATAACTCAAGTGCTAAACCAAGTCATGGTTCTTTTCAGCAGAACAGCATTTTGGATGTGGGGAATTGTCTGGTTCCTAGACCACTTGGACAGACACTTGCTGAGAAGATGCTCGCAGCATTGTCCTTGTTTAAAGAGTCTTCTGGAACGGGCATTCTAGCACAAGTTTGGGTTCCAATGAAGCAGGGGGATCACTATATCTTGACCACTTCAGAGCAACCCTACTTGCTTGACCACATGCTTACAGGGTATCGTGAAGTTTCAAGGACATTTACCTTCTCTGCTGAAGAGAGACCAGGTTCTTTTCTAGGGCTTCCTGGTCGTGTGTATGTCTCTAAAATCCCAGAGTGGACTTCAAATGTAGTTTATTATAATAAGACTGAATACTTGAGAGTAAATCATGCTGTTCACCATAAAGTTCGGGGATCTATTGCTTTACCAGTTTTTGATCCTCTGGAAATGTCATGCTGTGCTGTTCTAGAACTTGTCACTGTTAAAGAGAATCTCAATTTCACTTTAGAGATGGAAAAAGTTTGTAATGCACTTCAG CAGGCTGTGAATTTGAGGACCAATGCCCCTCCTCGACTTCATCCCCAG TGCTTCTCACAGAGCCAGAGGGCTGCCTTGGCTGAGATAGTTGATGTTTTGCGTGCTGTATGTCATGCACATAGATTGCCACTTGCCTTGACTTGGATTCCTTGTAGTTACTCTGATGAAGCTGATGATGAAATCATAAAAGTATGTGTTAGAGAGGgtaatacaaattcaaatgcGAAATTTATACTATGCGTTGAGGATACAGGTTGCTATGTGAATGATGGGAAGATGCAAGGATTTGTTCAAGCATGTAGTGAGCATTATCTCGATGAAGGGCAAGGTGTTGCTGGAAAAGCACTTCAATCAAATCACCCTTTCTTCTTCCCTGATGTAAAGAAGTATGATATTAGTGAATATCCTCTCGTCCATCATGCCCGAAAGTTTGGCTTGAGTGCTGCTGTTGCTATCAGGCTAAGGAGCACGTACACTGGTGATGATGATTATGTATTGGAGTTCTTTCTCCCTGTCAATATGAAGGGGAGTGCAGAGCAGCAACTTTTGTTAAACAATCTCTCGGGTACTATGCAGAGAATATGTAGGACTTTAAGAACAGTTTCAGATGCAGTTAGTCATCAGAAAGGAGAACTCCTGAACTTCCCTCCAATGGGTATGTCTAATAAAAGCTCTCCGCAGGCAATAGCAGATGGTGAACTGAATTCAGTCGACGGAGCACCACATTCTAACCcaagaaatgatgaaatgaaagCAGATGGTGCTCATGAGCAG GCTTCCGGGGTGTCAAGAAGACAGGTTGAGAAGAAGCGAAGTACAGCAGAGAAGAATGTGAGCTTGAGTGTTCTCCAGCAATACTTTTCTGGCAGTCTTAAGGATGCAGCGAAAAGCATTGGTG tttgCCCTACTACATTGAAGAGGATATGCAGGCAGCATGGAATCTCAAGATGGCCATCCCGCAAGATAAACAAGGTGAATCGCtcattaaagaaaatacaaactGTGCTCGAGTCTGTTCAGGGGGTGGAAGGGGGGTTGAAGTTTGATCCATCCACAGGGGGGTTCATGCCACCAGGCGGCATCATCATCCAAGATTTTGATGCATGCGAAAGCCCTCTCTTTCCACACAGAAATCCACCTCTAAAAAGCCCTGCACCAGCTGCTGAAGTTGCAGTAAGAGTGCCTCCAGTCTCTTGCATTGACGTTGAGGATTCCGTGGTGAAGTTGGAGGAGGACGAGTGTTATATTGGCAGAAATGAAGTAGGGCCTCCTAAGAGTGTAATTCTGAAAGCTTGTAAGGGAGACCTAAAAACTTCCACTCTCTCTCTTGTCAGTGGCATCGAAGACTTCAAATCGGCTGCATTAGTTGCTGAGCCATCACAGATGGACACTATGCCTCAGGCTTGTTCTGGAAATGCCTCCACTGGTTCTCTTTTCGCTATGCGAGGACAAGAAGAATGGGGTCTAAACAAGGGGGGtgtgaaatttgaaaattttgactgtCAGTTCATTTCTCAGAGCTCGAGTTCAATGGCTGGTGCTGACGAGATGGATACTGGGGTGGATAGTGAGGATGGGGTGGTAGAGCCTAACAGACCTACTTCTTCAGGCATGACGGATTCCTCAAATGGATCTGCCTCAATGAACCACTCATCAAGCTCTCAAAGCTTTGAGGGGCCAAAGCAATCCAAAACCAAGCCAAACTTTGTTGCGGATAGTGGATCGAGAATTACTGTTAAGGCTACTTACAAAGATGATATGATCCGTTTCAAGTTTGAGCCTTCTGCAGGATATTCCCAACTCTACGGAGAAATTGCAAAGAGGTTTAAATTACAGACTGGGACATTCCAACTCAAGTATCTGGATGACGAAGAGGAATGGGTGATGTTGATGAGTGATGCTGATCTGCGGGAGTGTCTTGAGGTGCTGGACTACATTGGTACACGAACTGTGAAGTTCCTTGTCCGTGACATGCCTTATGCCACAGGCTGCTCTGACAGTAGCAATTGCTTCCGGGCAGGAGGCTCCTAG
- the LOC131150950 gene encoding protein NLP9-like isoform X2 — translation MEYPFSSMEKGMGSWASQRAQMDSSASLESGTPGSLPEDQLDSISEFLNFDSYAGWCNSPTATDQMLSMSGMPPFQVMPTSCTSLDASSFIEQNSSAFPVTDGDGISNAAGSSFNCSDEIMFQQPDTQFGFPPDTSDADNSSAKPSHGSFQQNSILDVGNCLVPRPLGQTLAEKMLAALSLFKESSGTGILAQVWVPMKQGDHYILTTSEQPYLLDHMLTGYREVSRTFTFSAEERPGSFLGLPGRVYVSKIPEWTSNVVYYNKTEYLRVNHAVHHKVRGSIALPVFDPLEMSCCAVLELVTVKENLNFTLEMEKVCNALQAVNLRTNAPPRLHPQCFSQSQRAALAEIVDVLRAVCHAHRLPLALTWIPCSYSDEADDEIIKVCVREGNTNSNAKFILCVEDTGCYVNDGKMQGFVQACSEHYLDEGQGVAGKALQSNHPFFFPDVKKYDISEYPLVHHARKFGLSAAVAIRLRSTYTGDDDYVLEFFLPVNMKGSAEQQLLLNNLSGTMQRICRTLRTVSDAVSHQKGELLNFPPMGMSNKSSPQAIADGELNSVDGAPHSNPRNDEMKADGAHEQASGVSRRQVEKKRSTAEKNVSLSVLQQYFSGSLKDAAKSIGVCPTTLKRICRQHGISRWPSRKINKVNRSLKKIQTVLESVQGVEGGLKFDPSTGGFMPPGGIIIQDFDACESPLFPHRNPPLKSPAPAAEVAVRVPPVSCIDVEDSVVKLEEDECYIGRNEVGPPKSVILKACKGDLKTSTLSLVSGIEDFKSAALVAEPSQMDTMPQACSGNASTGSLFAMRGQEEWGLNKGGVKFENFDCQFISQSSSSMAGADEMDTGVDSEDGVVEPNRPTSSGMTDSSNGSASMNHSSSSQSFEGPKQSKTKPNFVADSGSRITVKATYKDDMIRFKFEPSAGYSQLYGEIAKRFKLQTGTFQLKYLDDEEEWVMLMSDADLRECLEVLDYIGTRTVKFLVRDMPYATGCSDSSNCFRAGGS, via the exons ATGGAATACCCCTTTTCATCCATGGAAAAGGGAATGGGCTCTTGGGCTTCACAGAGAGCTCAAATGGACAGTTCAGCATCATTGGAGAGTGGTACACCTGGTTCACTTCCGGAGGACCAGTTAGACAGCATCTCGGAATTCTTGAATTTTGATAGTTATGCTGGATGGTGCAACAGTCCCACGGCAACAGATCAGATGCTTTCCATGTCCGGGATGCCTCCATTTCAAGTAATGCCAACAAGTTGTACATCTTTGGATGCATCAAGTTTCATTGAACAAAATTCTTCTGCCTTTCCTGTGACTGATGGTGATGGTATTTCAAATGCTGCTGGTAGTTCTTTCAATTGTTCAGACGAAATAATGTTTCAACAACCAGATACACAATTTGGCTTTCCACCGGATACATCTGATGCAGATAACTCAAGTGCTAAACCAAGTCATGGTTCTTTTCAGCAGAACAGCATTTTGGATGTGGGGAATTGTCTGGTTCCTAGACCACTTGGACAGACACTTGCTGAGAAGATGCTCGCAGCATTGTCCTTGTTTAAAGAGTCTTCTGGAACGGGCATTCTAGCACAAGTTTGGGTTCCAATGAAGCAGGGGGATCACTATATCTTGACCACTTCAGAGCAACCCTACTTGCTTGACCACATGCTTACAGGGTATCGTGAAGTTTCAAGGACATTTACCTTCTCTGCTGAAGAGAGACCAGGTTCTTTTCTAGGGCTTCCTGGTCGTGTGTATGTCTCTAAAATCCCAGAGTGGACTTCAAATGTAGTTTATTATAATAAGACTGAATACTTGAGAGTAAATCATGCTGTTCACCATAAAGTTCGGGGATCTATTGCTTTACCAGTTTTTGATCCTCTGGAAATGTCATGCTGTGCTGTTCTAGAACTTGTCACTGTTAAAGAGAATCTCAATTTCACTTTAGAGATGGAAAAAGTTTGTAATGCACTTCAG GCTGTGAATTTGAGGACCAATGCCCCTCCTCGACTTCATCCCCAG TGCTTCTCACAGAGCCAGAGGGCTGCCTTGGCTGAGATAGTTGATGTTTTGCGTGCTGTATGTCATGCACATAGATTGCCACTTGCCTTGACTTGGATTCCTTGTAGTTACTCTGATGAAGCTGATGATGAAATCATAAAAGTATGTGTTAGAGAGGgtaatacaaattcaaatgcGAAATTTATACTATGCGTTGAGGATACAGGTTGCTATGTGAATGATGGGAAGATGCAAGGATTTGTTCAAGCATGTAGTGAGCATTATCTCGATGAAGGGCAAGGTGTTGCTGGAAAAGCACTTCAATCAAATCACCCTTTCTTCTTCCCTGATGTAAAGAAGTATGATATTAGTGAATATCCTCTCGTCCATCATGCCCGAAAGTTTGGCTTGAGTGCTGCTGTTGCTATCAGGCTAAGGAGCACGTACACTGGTGATGATGATTATGTATTGGAGTTCTTTCTCCCTGTCAATATGAAGGGGAGTGCAGAGCAGCAACTTTTGTTAAACAATCTCTCGGGTACTATGCAGAGAATATGTAGGACTTTAAGAACAGTTTCAGATGCAGTTAGTCATCAGAAAGGAGAACTCCTGAACTTCCCTCCAATGGGTATGTCTAATAAAAGCTCTCCGCAGGCAATAGCAGATGGTGAACTGAATTCAGTCGACGGAGCACCACATTCTAACCcaagaaatgatgaaatgaaagCAGATGGTGCTCATGAGCAG GCTTCCGGGGTGTCAAGAAGACAGGTTGAGAAGAAGCGAAGTACAGCAGAGAAGAATGTGAGCTTGAGTGTTCTCCAGCAATACTTTTCTGGCAGTCTTAAGGATGCAGCGAAAAGCATTGGTG tttgCCCTACTACATTGAAGAGGATATGCAGGCAGCATGGAATCTCAAGATGGCCATCCCGCAAGATAAACAAGGTGAATCGCtcattaaagaaaatacaaactGTGCTCGAGTCTGTTCAGGGGGTGGAAGGGGGGTTGAAGTTTGATCCATCCACAGGGGGGTTCATGCCACCAGGCGGCATCATCATCCAAGATTTTGATGCATGCGAAAGCCCTCTCTTTCCACACAGAAATCCACCTCTAAAAAGCCCTGCACCAGCTGCTGAAGTTGCAGTAAGAGTGCCTCCAGTCTCTTGCATTGACGTTGAGGATTCCGTGGTGAAGTTGGAGGAGGACGAGTGTTATATTGGCAGAAATGAAGTAGGGCCTCCTAAGAGTGTAATTCTGAAAGCTTGTAAGGGAGACCTAAAAACTTCCACTCTCTCTCTTGTCAGTGGCATCGAAGACTTCAAATCGGCTGCATTAGTTGCTGAGCCATCACAGATGGACACTATGCCTCAGGCTTGTTCTGGAAATGCCTCCACTGGTTCTCTTTTCGCTATGCGAGGACAAGAAGAATGGGGTCTAAACAAGGGGGGtgtgaaatttgaaaattttgactgtCAGTTCATTTCTCAGAGCTCGAGTTCAATGGCTGGTGCTGACGAGATGGATACTGGGGTGGATAGTGAGGATGGGGTGGTAGAGCCTAACAGACCTACTTCTTCAGGCATGACGGATTCCTCAAATGGATCTGCCTCAATGAACCACTCATCAAGCTCTCAAAGCTTTGAGGGGCCAAAGCAATCCAAAACCAAGCCAAACTTTGTTGCGGATAGTGGATCGAGAATTACTGTTAAGGCTACTTACAAAGATGATATGATCCGTTTCAAGTTTGAGCCTTCTGCAGGATATTCCCAACTCTACGGAGAAATTGCAAAGAGGTTTAAATTACAGACTGGGACATTCCAACTCAAGTATCTGGATGACGAAGAGGAATGGGTGATGTTGATGAGTGATGCTGATCTGCGGGAGTGTCTTGAGGTGCTGGACTACATTGGTACACGAACTGTGAAGTTCCTTGTCCGTGACATGCCTTATGCCACAGGCTGCTCTGACAGTAGCAATTGCTTCCGGGCAGGAGGCTCCTAG